From a region of the Myroides sp. JBRI-B21084 genome:
- a CDS encoding TIGR02117 family protein, whose protein sequence is MKTFKKIVTYLAYVLGFFIIYLVFATAASYIATNKNQAKNANQNLSIYIKTNGVHTDLVLPFFNETYDWRTYLNPTLTPNKRNTAQWVSFGWGDKGFYLQTPEWSDLKPSVAFKAAFWLSESAMHVTYYDTVKVSDDCIEIKLNEQQYKQLCTFILNRFDKNQDKLQLINTDQNYGPNDVFYEAKGRYNLFYTCNTWANNGLKAAGLKAAFFTLWDKGIFYHYKQK, encoded by the coding sequence TTGAAAACATTTAAAAAAATTGTGACGTATTTAGCATATGTATTAGGTTTCTTTATAATTTATTTGGTTTTTGCTACAGCGGCATCATATATAGCAACAAATAAAAACCAAGCAAAAAATGCAAACCAAAATTTATCTATTTATATAAAAACAAACGGTGTACATACCGATTTGGTACTTCCTTTTTTTAATGAAACGTATGATTGGCGTACGTATTTAAACCCAACACTTACCCCAAACAAACGCAACACTGCACAATGGGTTAGTTTTGGTTGGGGCGATAAAGGTTTTTATTTACAAACACCCGAATGGAGTGATTTAAAGCCAAGTGTTGCGTTTAAAGCAGCTTTTTGGTTAAGTGAATCGGCCATGCATGTAACGTATTACGATACGGTTAAAGTCTCGGATGATTGCATAGAGATTAAACTAAATGAACAACAGTATAAACAACTTTGTACATTTATTTTAAATAGATTTGATAAAAATCAAGATAAACTACAGCTTATAAATACCGATCAAAACTACGGCCCTAACGATGTTTTTTACGAAGCAAAAGGTCGTTATAATTTGTTTTACACCTGTAATACTTGGGCAAATAATGGCTTAAAAGCAGCTGGTTTAAAAGCAGCATTTTTTACCCTATGGGATAAGGGTATTTTTTATCATTACAAGCAAAAATAA
- a CDS encoding DUF2200 domain-containing protein: MKSPVERVHNMKFAGVYPHYVTKAERKGKTKEEVDEIIFWLTGYNAQALEMILNNETTFADFFNNAPELNANAHKITGVICGDRIENIEDDIFKKVRYLDKLIDELAKGRSMDKILRK; this comes from the coding sequence ATGAAAAGTCCGGTTGAACGCGTACATAACATGAAATTTGCAGGGGTTTACCCACATTATGTTACAAAAGCAGAACGCAAAGGAAAAACGAAAGAAGAAGTTGACGAAATTATTTTTTGGCTTACAGGGTACAACGCTCAAGCGTTAGAAATGATTTTAAATAATGAAACTACTTTTGCCGATTTTTTTAACAATGCACCTGAATTAAATGCCAATGCTCACAAAATTACAGGTGTAATTTGCGGTGATAGAATTGAAAATATTGAAGATGATATTTTTAAAAAAGTACGTTATTTAGACAAATTAATTGATGAATTAGCAAAAGGCAGAAGTATGGATAAAATTTTGCGCAAATAA
- the metF gene encoding methylenetetrahydrofolate reductase [NAD(P)H] has protein sequence MKVTEHIQNSNGKALFSFEILPPLKGQNIQCIFDTIDPLMEFNPAFIDVTYHREEHTYKDVGNGLLEKKIVKKRPGTVGICAAIQNKYKVDAVPHILCGGFTKEDTENFLIDLNFLGIDNVVALRGDAVKSEIYFKPEKNGHKYASELVTQISQLNNGIYLDDELENTHNTNFCIGVGAYPEKHMEAPNFDTDLQFLKQKIEKGANYIVTQMFFDNTKFFDFVASCRKAGIKVPIIPGLKPLTTKNQLNIIPYRFKVDLPDALVTEVQKAKTNNAVKQIGIEWCIQQSKEIIAAGIPFVHYYSMGKSDTVKNVATAVF, from the coding sequence ATGAAAGTTACCGAACATATACAAAATTCAAACGGAAAAGCTTTATTTTCGTTTGAAATTTTACCACCTTTAAAAGGTCAAAACATTCAGTGTATTTTTGATACAATTGATCCGTTAATGGAATTTAACCCCGCGTTTATTGATGTAACGTATCACCGCGAAGAACATACCTACAAAGATGTTGGAAACGGATTGCTTGAGAAAAAAATTGTTAAAAAACGCCCCGGAACGGTGGGTATTTGTGCTGCTATACAAAATAAATATAAGGTTGATGCAGTACCACATATTTTGTGTGGGGGATTTACTAAAGAAGATACCGAAAATTTTTTAATTGATTTAAATTTTTTAGGTATTGACAACGTAGTTGCTTTGCGTGGCGATGCTGTTAAGAGTGAAATTTACTTTAAACCTGAAAAAAACGGACATAAATATGCTTCGGAATTAGTTACACAAATATCCCAATTAAACAATGGTATTTATTTAGATGATGAACTTGAAAACACGCACAATACTAATTTTTGTATTGGGGTTGGGGCATACCCTGAAAAGCATATGGAAGCACCTAATTTTGATACAGATTTGCAGTTTTTAAAACAAAAAATTGAAAAAGGTGCAAATTACATAGTTACACAAATGTTTTTTGATAATACCAAGTTTTTTGATTTTGTTGCAAGTTGCAGAAAAGCTGGTATTAAAGTACCTATTATTCCTGGGTTAAAGCCATTAACAACAAAAAATCAATTAAACATAATTCCATATCGTTTTAAAGTAGATTTACCTGATGCGTTAGTTACCGAAGTTCAAAAAGCAAAAACAAACAACGCCGTTAAACAAATTGGTATAGAATGGTGTATACAACAAAGTAAAGAAATTATTGCAGCAGGTATACCATTTGTTCATTATTATTCAATGGGAAAATCGGATACAGTTAAAAATGTTGCAACCGCAGTTTTTTAA
- the metH gene encoding methionine synthase, whose product METICNKKSITEIIKHKTLVLDGAMGTMLQAYQFTEDDFRGKQFQDFKHPLKGNNDLLSITQPEAVKEVHRKYLQAGADIIETNTFSSTTIGMADYYLEDYVYQLNYQSAKIAREVCDEFDKITPNKPRFVAGSIGPTNRTASMSPDVNNPGYRTITFKDLLIAYKQQIEALLDGGCDLLLVETIFDTLNAKAALFAIEEVKIERNIDIPIMVSGTITDASGRTLSGQTVDAFLISISHIPLLSIGFNCALGAEQLKPYLKQLAQHTSVNISAHPNAGLPNAFGEYDQSPDEMQQFIADFLKEDLVQIIGGCCGTNPEHIRLIANTVTQYNALRNNREIDEIKPKPILTLSGLEPLFVTKESNFINIGERTNVTGSKKFLRLINEENYSEALDIARLQVENGAQIIDINMDEGMLDGKEAMVNFLNLIASEPDIARVPIMIDSSKWEIIEAGLQTIQGKGIVNSISLKEGEKLFIQQAQLIKRYGAAVVVMAFDETGQADTYQRRIDICKRSYDILVHEVGFPPQDIIFDPNIFPVATGMEEHNNNAVDFFRATKWIRKNLPYTNVSGGVSNVSFSFRGNNSVREALHAAFLYHAIQYGMNMGIVNPELLEIYDEVTPELLVFVEDVLLNRRSDATERLLDFAEHLKGETKIKEEKILEWRSQSLQKRITHALVKGIEEFINTDVEEARLTVERPIQVIEQYLMNGMNVVGDLFGSGKMFLPQVVKSARVMKKAVAYLLPFIEEEKLKNGVTKNSSAGKVLMATVRGDVHDIGKNIVAVVLACNNFEIIDLGVMVPPEKIIETAIKEQVDVIGLSGLITPSLDEMVHLAKELEKKQTNIPIMIGGATTSRAHTAVKIAPEYTQTVVHVNDASRAVTVINNLLQPDKNKIYKQNIRDEYEKLRFDFLNRAHEKKYISITDARKNKFKIDWNSQQIVKPNFLGKKQVNVDLSELVPYIDWTPFFRSWQLFGKYPDILNDNIVGEQATILFNDAQKMLNKVVLEKWFKAKGIIGIYKANQINDDDIALINKKNEVIATLLTLRQQAQKSGNVPNIALADFVAPKSTGINDYVGLFCVSTGFGVEEKAKEYETAQDDYNAIMVKALGDRFAEAFAEYLHEKVRKEIWGYAVTEQLTNNDLINESYIGIRPAPGYPACPDHLEKNTIWNVLNVAEEIGVTLTESLAMWPASSVSGYYFANKEAKYFGVGKIKNDQVEDYAQRRSISFNEAAKWLGPNINE is encoded by the coding sequence ATGGAAACAATTTGTAATAAAAAATCTATTACCGAAATTATAAAACACAAAACTTTGGTTTTAGATGGCGCCATGGGTACCATGTTACAGGCATATCAGTTTACCGAAGATGACTTTCGTGGCAAGCAATTTCAAGATTTTAAACATCCGTTAAAAGGAAATAATGATTTACTTTCTATAACACAGCCCGAAGCAGTTAAAGAAGTTCACCGAAAATACCTACAAGCTGGTGCCGATATTATTGAAACCAATACCTTTTCATCTACAACAATAGGTATGGCCGATTATTATTTAGAAGATTATGTATATCAATTAAACTATCAGTCGGCTAAAATTGCACGAGAAGTTTGTGATGAATTTGATAAAATCACGCCCAACAAACCTCGGTTTGTTGCTGGATCAATTGGACCTACAAACCGCACAGCATCAATGAGTCCCGATGTAAACAATCCGGGATATCGCACTATTACATTTAAAGATTTACTTATAGCGTACAAACAACAAATTGAAGCATTGCTAGACGGTGGTTGTGATTTGCTTTTGGTTGAAACTATTTTTGATACCTTAAATGCAAAAGCTGCTTTGTTTGCAATTGAAGAAGTAAAAATCGAAAGAAATATCGATATTCCAATCATGGTTTCTGGAACAATTACCGATGCTTCAGGCAGAACGTTATCAGGACAAACAGTAGATGCTTTTTTAATTTCAATTTCGCATATTCCGTTGTTAAGTATCGGTTTTAACTGTGCTTTAGGTGCAGAGCAACTTAAACCTTATTTAAAACAGTTGGCACAGCACACATCTGTAAATATTTCGGCGCATCCAAATGCAGGTCTACCAAATGCCTTTGGCGAATACGACCAATCGCCAGACGAAATGCAACAATTTATTGCCGATTTTTTAAAGGAAGATTTGGTACAAATAATTGGCGGTTGTTGTGGCACTAATCCCGAACACATTCGTTTAATTGCCAATACCGTTACGCAGTACAATGCATTAAGAAACAATAGGGAAATTGATGAAATAAAACCGAAACCTATTTTAACGCTCTCTGGTTTAGAACCTCTTTTTGTAACAAAAGAATCAAATTTTATAAATATTGGCGAACGAACCAATGTTACAGGTTCTAAAAAATTTCTGAGATTAATAAACGAAGAAAACTACTCAGAAGCTTTAGATATTGCGCGTTTACAAGTTGAAAACGGCGCACAGATTATCGACATCAATATGGACGAAGGAATGTTAGATGGCAAAGAAGCAATGGTTAATTTTTTAAACTTAATTGCATCTGAACCAGACATTGCCCGAGTTCCTATAATGATAGATAGTTCTAAATGGGAAATTATAGAAGCTGGTTTACAAACCATTCAAGGCAAGGGAATTGTAAATTCTATTAGTTTAAAAGAAGGTGAAAAACTATTTATTCAGCAAGCTCAATTAATTAAGCGTTATGGCGCTGCAGTTGTTGTTATGGCGTTTGATGAAACGGGACAAGCAGACACCTATCAAAGACGAATTGATATTTGTAAACGATCGTATGACATTTTGGTTCACGAAGTTGGTTTTCCACCACAAGACATCATCTTCGATCCAAACATATTCCCAGTAGCCACAGGAATGGAAGAACACAATAATAATGCTGTTGATTTTTTTCGTGCAACAAAATGGATTCGTAAAAATCTACCATACACAAATGTTTCGGGCGGTGTAAGCAATGTTTCCTTTTCATTTCGCGGCAACAATAGTGTGCGCGAAGCGTTACATGCTGCATTTTTGTATCATGCAATTCAATACGGTATGAACATGGGAATTGTAAATCCTGAACTACTAGAAATATACGATGAAGTAACCCCCGAATTGCTTGTTTTTGTTGAAGATGTGTTGTTAAACCGTAGAAGCGATGCAACCGAAAGATTACTTGATTTTGCAGAACATTTAAAAGGTGAAACTAAAATTAAAGAAGAAAAAATTTTAGAATGGAGATCACAAAGTTTACAAAAACGTATCACACATGCTTTGGTTAAAGGTATAGAGGAATTTATTAACACCGATGTAGAAGAGGCAAGGCTAACTGTAGAAAGACCTATTCAAGTAATTGAACAATACTTAATGAATGGTATGAATGTAGTTGGCGATTTGTTTGGTTCGGGAAAAATGTTTTTGCCACAGGTAGTAAAATCGGCTCGGGTAATGAAAAAAGCAGTTGCTTATCTATTGCCTTTTATTGAAGAAGAAAAATTAAAGAATGGTGTAACAAAAAATTCATCGGCTGGTAAAGTACTAATGGCAACAGTTCGTGGCGATGTGCACGATATTGGCAAAAACATAGTTGCCGTAGTTTTAGCTTGTAATAATTTTGAAATTATTGATTTAGGTGTCATGGTTCCACCTGAAAAAATCATTGAAACAGCGATAAAAGAACAGGTAGATGTTATTGGTTTAAGCGGTTTAATTACTCCATCATTAGATGAAATGGTTCATTTAGCAAAAGAATTAGAAAAAAAACAAACCAACATTCCAATTATGATTGGCGGTGCAACAACATCACGTGCACACACTGCCGTAAAAATTGCACCCGAATATACACAAACAGTTGTACATGTAAACGATGCTTCGCGTGCTGTAACGGTAATTAACAATTTATTACAACCCGATAAAAACAAAATTTACAAACAAAACATTAGAGACGAATACGAAAAATTACGTTTTGATTTCTTAAATCGTGCTCATGAAAAAAAATACATTTCAATAACCGATGCCCGCAAAAACAAATTCAAAATAGATTGGAATTCTCAACAAATTGTCAAGCCTAATTTTCTTGGTAAAAAACAGGTGAACGTGGATTTATCAGAATTGGTACCGTATATAGATTGGACACCTTTTTTTAGATCGTGGCAGCTTTTTGGTAAATACCCCGATATTTTAAACGACAACATTGTGGGCGAACAAGCTACCATTTTATTTAACGATGCTCAAAAAATGTTAAACAAAGTGGTTTTAGAAAAATGGTTTAAAGCCAAAGGAATTATTGGAATTTACAAAGCCAACCAAATAAACGATGATGATATTGCTTTGATAAATAAAAAAAACGAAGTAATAGCAACGTTGTTAACATTGCGTCAGCAGGCTCAAAAATCGGGCAATGTACCAAATATTGCGTTAGCAGATTTTGTTGCTCCAAAATCAACGGGAATAAACGATTATGTTGGATTGTTTTGTGTAAGTACTGGTTTTGGAGTTGAAGAAAAAGCCAAAGAATATGAAACTGCACAAGACGATTATAACGCAATAATGGTTAAAGCATTGGGCGACAGATTTGCAGAAGCATTTGCTGAATATTTACATGAAAAAGTACGAAAAGAAATTTGGGGGTATGCTGTTACAGAACAATTAACCAATAACGATTTAATTAATGAATCGTACATAGGCATTCGTCCTGCTCCTGGTTATCCAGCGTGTCCTGATCATTTAGAAAAAAACACTATTTGGAACGTTTTAAATGTTGCTGAGGAAATTGGTGTAACACTAACCGAAAGTTTGGCAATGTGGCCAGCTTCATCGGTATCGGGATATTACTTTGCTAATAAAGAAGCTAAATATTTTGGTGTGGGTAAAATTAAAAACGATCAGGTGGAAGATTATGCTCAACGTAGAAGCATCAGTTTTAACGAAGCTGCCAAATGGCTTGGTCCAAATATTAATGAATAA
- a CDS encoding trans-sulfuration enzyme family protein: MKKETLAIRQQTERTHYLEHSSPLFLTSSFVFEDAEDMRASFAEEKDRNIYSRFSNPNVTEFIEKMVMLENAEDGVAFATGMAAVYNTLIPFLNSGDHIVSASSLFGSTHTLFTKYLPKWNIETTYFNINKVETIESKIQTNTKILFVETPTNPGVELIDLEFLGNLAKKHNLLLIVDNTFATPIIQNPINFGAHLVIHSATKLIDGQGRALGGITVGLKNLIREIYLFSRNTGPSLAPFNAWIFSKSLETLAIRVEKHCKNAFKVAQFLENHPAVSFVKYPFLPSHPQYQIAKKQMKLGGNIIAFELKGGKEAGKKFINSTKLFSISANLGDTRTIVTHPATSTHSKLNATELAQANLTEGLIRISVGLEHIDDIITELNNAFL; encoded by the coding sequence ATGAAAAAAGAAACATTAGCAATAAGACAACAAACAGAACGCACACATTATTTAGAACATAGTTCGCCTTTGTTTTTAACATCAAGCTTTGTTTTTGAAGACGCCGAAGATATGCGTGCTTCTTTTGCCGAAGAAAAAGACAGAAACATTTATTCACGCTTTAGCAACCCGAACGTAACAGAGTTTATTGAAAAAATGGTAATGCTAGAAAATGCCGAAGATGGTGTTGCTTTTGCAACCGGAATGGCTGCTGTTTACAATACATTAATACCTTTTTTAAACAGTGGCGATCATATTGTTTCGGCAAGTAGCCTTTTTGGTTCAACACACACTTTATTCACTAAATATCTACCAAAATGGAACATAGAAACAACATATTTCAACATTAATAAGGTTGAAACCATTGAATCTAAAATACAAACAAACACTAAAATTTTGTTTGTTGAAACACCTACAAACCCTGGTGTTGAATTAATTGATTTAGAATTTTTAGGCAATTTGGCTAAAAAGCACAACCTTTTATTAATTGTTGACAATACATTTGCTACCCCAATCATACAAAACCCTATTAATTTTGGCGCCCATTTGGTAATTCATTCGGCTACAAAATTAATCGACGGGCAAGGCAGAGCATTAGGTGGTATAACGGTTGGCTTAAAAAATTTAATACGCGAAATTTACCTTTTTTCGCGTAACACAGGGCCTTCCCTTGCACCTTTCAATGCCTGGATTTTTTCTAAAAGTTTAGAAACATTAGCTATTAGAGTAGAAAAACATTGCAAAAACGCGTTTAAAGTAGCTCAATTTTTAGAAAACCATCCGGCGGTATCCTTTGTGAAATATCCATTTTTACCATCACATCCGCAATATCAAATTGCAAAAAAACAAATGAAATTAGGTGGAAACATTATTGCTTTTGAGTTAAAAGGTGGTAAAGAAGCTGGTAAAAAGTTTATCAATTCAACAAAATTGTTTTCAATATCGGCAAACTTAGGCGATACGCGTACTATTGTTACCCATCCAGCTACCTCAACACACAGTAAGTTAAACGCTACCGAACTTGCCCAAGCTAATTTAACCGAAGGTTTAATACGTATTTCCGTTGGTTTAGAGCATATTGATGATATTATAACCGAACTAAATAATGCCTTTTTATAA